Proteins encoded in a region of the candidate division WOR-3 bacterium genome:
- a CDS encoding type IV pilus twitching motility protein PilT, protein MPVTMKQLLEEMVQRNSTDLHLTTGAPPMLRIDGELVPTNYEVMTPELIQQLVYSVLNDQQKKKFEMEWELDFSFGIAGLSRFRGNCFQQRGSIAAAIRTIPFEIRGFKELGIPPVVQELASRPKGLILLTGPTGCGKSTTLAAIIDKVNSDRRCHIITVEDPIEYLFRHKKAIVNQRQVGSDTKSFANALKYVLREDPDVVMVGEMRDLETIAITLTIAETGHLTLATLHTNSAAESIHRIIDIFPSHQQGQVRSQLAFVIEGVVTQQLLPKIGGGRVLAAEVMVATPAIRALIRDGKEHQIYSMIQSGQKYGMQTMNQALYNLYAKRLITLETAFDYSPNIEEFEHMVEQKSPVLG, encoded by the coding sequence ATGCCCGTAACAATGAAACAATTATTAGAAGAAATGGTACAGCGAAATTCAACTGATTTACATTTAACCACTGGAGCCCCACCAATGCTAAGAATTGATGGTGAGCTTGTACCAACTAACTACGAGGTGATGACCCCGGAGTTGATTCAACAACTTGTTTACAGTGTGCTGAATGACCAGCAGAAGAAAAAATTTGAAATGGAATGGGAACTTGACTTTTCGTTCGGTATTGCTGGTTTATCAAGATTTAGGGGTAATTGTTTTCAGCAGAGAGGTAGTATTGCAGCGGCGATAAGGACTATCCCATTTGAAATACGGGGTTTTAAAGAACTTGGAATTCCACCTGTAGTCCAGGAACTTGCCAGTCGTCCCAAGGGTTTAATTTTATTAACCGGTCCAACCGGTTGCGGAAAATCAACTACACTTGCGGCAATAATTGATAAAGTCAATAGTGATAGGAGATGTCATATTATTACCGTTGAAGACCCAATTGAATATTTGTTCCGTCATAAGAAAGCGATTGTAAATCAGAGACAGGTGGGAAGTGATACAAAATCGTTTGCCAATGCATTGAAATATGTTTTGCGGGAGGACCCGGATGTGGTTATGGTAGGTGAAATGCGTGACCTGGAAACCATAGCAATTACTCTTACAATTGCTGAAACCGGACATTTAACCCTTGCTACACTCCACACAAATTCAGCCGCAGAATCAATTCACAGAATAATAGATATCTTTCCATCCCATCAACAGGGGCAGGTCCGTTCTCAACTTGCCTTTGTCATTGAAGGTGTGGTGACTCAACAATTGCTTCCCAAGATTGGGGGTGGGCGGGTGCTTGCTGCGGAGGTAATGGTTGCTACTCCCGCAATAAGGGCACTTATTCGCGATGGCAAAGAGCATCAGATTTATTCAATGATTCAATCCGGACAAAAGTATGGAATGCAGACTATGAATCAGGCATTGTATAATCTATATGCGAAAAGACTAATTACTCTTGAGACTGCATTTGATTATTCTCCGAACATTGAAGAATTTGAACATATGGTTGAACAAAAATCACCAGTCTTAGGATAG
- a CDS encoding type II secretion system F family protein, which yields MPTFVWKGRTATGASASGELTAQSQADVVAALRQKKIIPTSIKIKEEKKGFALFGGRISKRALSVFTRQFATMLGAGLPLLNCLEILSKQTESAGLKRVLDEVRTDVEGGLSLADALRRQPKAFDNLYVNMVESGETGGALDTILQRLATYLEKTVALQRKIRGAMIYPAIISVVAVGAIAVLLIFVIPIFARMYEGVGRELPAMTQLVIRISNFMKVAALPLLIGLILLFTIIRRWHKTESGAKALDPLFLKTPVFGDLIKKQAIARFSRTLSTLLSSGVPIIDALEITAKSAGNWVIEDAILKARVSIKGGENIADPLSKTAVFPPMVTQMIAIGEASGGLDDMLSKVADFYDAEVDQAVENLTNALEPIIMVVLGGVVGFLVISMYLPIFQLASTITE from the coding sequence ATGCCAACTTTTGTATGGAAAGGCAGGACAGCAACAGGGGCATCAGCCAGTGGTGAATTGACAGCTCAATCACAGGCTGATGTTGTTGCAGCACTACGCCAGAAGAAAATAATTCCAACTTCAATTAAAATAAAAGAAGAAAAAAAGGGATTTGCACTTTTTGGAGGACGCATCTCAAAAAGGGCACTATCGGTATTCACAAGGCAATTTGCTACAATGTTAGGTGCGGGTTTGCCCTTGCTTAATTGCCTTGAAATTCTTTCAAAACAGACCGAAAGCGCGGGTTTAAAAAGGGTACTTGATGAAGTTCGTACCGATGTTGAAGGAGGTCTTTCTCTCGCAGATGCTTTAAGACGCCAACCCAAGGCATTTGATAATCTCTATGTGAATATGGTTGAGTCGGGTGAGACCGGCGGTGCACTTGATACCATTCTCCAGCGTCTGGCAACATATCTCGAAAAAACCGTAGCATTGCAGAGAAAAATACGCGGCGCTATGATATATCCTGCAATCATCAGTGTGGTAGCAGTGGGCGCAATTGCTGTTCTATTGATATTTGTGATTCCTATCTTTGCAAGAATGTATGAAGGGGTAGGAAGGGAACTGCCCGCAATGACGCAGCTCGTTATCAGGATTTCAAATTTTATGAAAGTCGCCGCATTGCCATTACTCATCGGATTAATACTATTATTCACGATCATCCGCAGGTGGCATAAGACAGAATCCGGTGCCAAGGCATTGGACCCATTATTTTTGAAAACGCCAGTATTTGGAGATTTGATAAAAAAACAGGCGATTGCAAGATTTTCAAGGACTCTTTCTACCTTGCTCTCTAGCGGTGTGCCAATTATTGATGCCCTTGAGATTACAGCAAAGAGTGCCGGCAACTGGGTTATTGAAGATGCAATATTGAAAGCAAGGGTTTCTATAAAGGGTGGAGAAAATATTGCTGATCCTCTTTCCAAGACCGCGGTGTTCCCGCCGATGGTGACACAGATGATTGCAATTGGTGAGGCATCTGGTGGACTTGATGATATGCTTTCAAAGGTGGCAGATTTTTATGATGCTGAGGTTGACCAAGCAGTTGAAAACCTTACCAATGCCCTTGAACCAATAATTATGGTTGTCCTGGGTGGAGTTGTTGGAT
- the pilB gene encoding type IV-A pilus assembly ATPase PilB, producing MEERLGVYLVKNNLITEEQLRQAMQEKKETGQRLVSVLVRLGFIPENKLLAQLSNLYHMEVTDLDYIIPSETVLKLIPAEKAYHYEVIPIDRKGRTLTVAMVDPTDISAIEDLRFITGMEINPVLASETSIREALSRYYKMDTSLAEVKTEAGPKELGIEDLELLDTGMEEEVEEAKLRADAEGGPVVRLVNFYIADAVNKGASDIHIEPFEKQLRIRFRIDGVLREQQPPPYNLKAGIITRLKLMAKMDIAEHRLCQDGRINILVGNKMIDLRVSVIPTLYGEKVVMRILDRSALMLDLTKLGFSDEALKKFLKAIESPYGIILVTGPTGSGKTTTLYSTLQRLNKPDRQIMTIEDPIEYNIHGINQIQVHEEIGLTFAAALRAFLRQAPNIILVGEMRDTETAEIGIRAALTGHLVFSTIHTNDAPTTINRLVDMGIPPYLVASALILIQAQRLVRRICPNCKEPIKVSPKLLEDANIPPDTFPDGIVYKGKGCSNCGQTGYKGRIGLYEVMPISPTIRAMILKGASSDEVAKQAKEEGMKTLRDDGIEKVKKGITTIEELMRETASL from the coding sequence AACTTTTAGCACAGTTGAGTAATCTATATCATATGGAAGTGACCGACCTTGATTATATTATTCCATCAGAGACTGTTTTAAAATTAATTCCTGCTGAAAAGGCGTATCATTATGAAGTAATACCTATTGACCGAAAAGGAAGGACTCTAACTGTTGCAATGGTCGACCCTACTGATATTAGCGCAATTGAAGATTTGAGATTCATTACGGGGATGGAAATAAATCCAGTCCTTGCTTCCGAGACAAGCATAAGGGAGGCATTAAGCAGATATTATAAAATGGATACAAGTTTGGCTGAAGTAAAGACAGAGGCGGGTCCGAAAGAGCTGGGTATTGAAGATTTGGAATTATTAGATACAGGTATGGAAGAAGAGGTGGAAGAGGCAAAATTAAGAGCGGATGCTGAGGGTGGGCCAGTGGTAAGGCTGGTGAATTTTTATATCGCAGATGCAGTGAATAAAGGTGCTTCAGATATTCATATTGAACCATTTGAAAAACAATTAAGAATCCGTTTCAGGATTGATGGTGTTTTAAGAGAACAACAACCTCCACCATATAACCTGAAGGCAGGTATAATTACAAGGTTAAAATTGATGGCAAAGATGGATATTGCAGAACATAGATTATGTCAGGATGGAAGAATTAATATTCTTGTAGGCAATAAAATGATAGACCTCCGGGTTTCAGTCATTCCGACACTTTATGGTGAAAAGGTTGTTATGAGAATTCTGGACCGTAGTGCCTTGATGCTTGATTTAACAAAATTGGGATTCAGCGATGAGGCACTGAAAAAATTCTTGAAGGCGATTGAAAGTCCATACGGTATTATTCTTGTTACCGGTCCTACGGGAAGTGGTAAAACTACCACACTTTATTCCACACTTCAGCGACTTAATAAACCAGACAGGCAGATTATGACTATTGAAGATCCTATAGAGTACAATATTCACGGCATCAATCAAATTCAGGTTCACGAGGAAATCGGCTTAACCTTTGCTGCAGCGCTTAGAGCATTCTTACGTCAGGCACCGAATATAATCCTTGTCGGTGAGATGCGTGATACTGAAACGGCTGAGATTGGTATTCGTGCAGCATTGACCGGACACCTCGTTTTCTCTACAATTCATACAAATGATGCGCCAACAACAATAAACCGGTTGGTGGATATGGGCATACCTCCATATCTCGTTGCCAGTGCCTTGATATTGATTCAGGCACAGCGTCTGGTCAGAAGAATCTGTCCTAATTGCAAAGAACCGATAAAAGTAAGTCCAAAATTGCTTGAAGACGCAAATATACCACCTGATACATTTCCTGATGGTATTGTATATAAAGGCAAAGGTTGCTCAAATTGTGGCCAAACTGGTTATAAAGGAAGGATTGGACTTTACGAGGTGATGCCTATTTCACCCACTATCAGGGCGATGATTTTAAAAGGTGCTTCAAGTGATGAAGTGGCAAAACAGGCAAAAGAAGAAGGAATGAAAACACTCCGCGATGATGGTATAGAAAAAGTAAAAAAAGGCATCACCACAATTGAGGAGTTAATGCGGGAGACCGCATCATTATGA